Genomic DNA from Gemmatimonadales bacterium:
CTCGGGGAGTGGATAGGTCCCTTCGAATTCGATCGGATTCTGTGTGGCGAAGACCGTGAAGGAGGAGCTCATCGGGTGGCTCACGCCGTCGACCGTCACGCTCCGTTCTTCCATCGCCTCCAGGAGCGCCGCCTGCGTCTTGGCCGGGGCGCGATTGATTTCATCGGCCAGGATGAGATCGGCGAAGAGCGGTCCCTCACGGAAGGTGAACGCGTCGGGGCCACCGAGGACGCTCACGCCGGTGATGTCTGACGGCATGAGGTCCGGAGTGAACTGGATCCGGCGAAATGCCAGTCCCAGCGCACGATTGAGCGACCGGACCAGCAGCGTCTTTGCCGTCCCCGGCGGTCCCTCCAGCAACACGTGGCCTCGCGCGAGGAGTGCCAGCAGCGTCTCGCGCACCACGCCGTGCTGTCCCAGCACCACGCGTTCGAGTTCCGCGACGATCCGTTCCGCCGCGTCGGCGTGAGTGCGTGCTTCGTCGTGCGTCAATGGTGCAACGTCTGCCACAGGTCCTCCACGGCGTTGGCGGCTTCCAGGACGCTCGACGACGGCTGTCCCGGTTCCGCAAGAGTCTGCAGGTGCGCCACAATCCTCTGGTCGCCTGCGGATCGTGATCGATGCATCAACTGGTCGAGCCACGCGCGCCAGTCGCCGCGCGCGCGAAGTGCCGGCGGAGCGAGCCGCCGCCGGAGTCCCTGGATCATCGCCGCGATCGCCTCGTCGTGGCCGTGCGCCGCGGAGAGTGCGGTGGC
This window encodes:
- a CDS encoding MoxR family ATPase, with amino-acid sequence MADVAPLTHDEARTHADAAERIVAELERVVLGQHGVVRETLLALLARGHVLLEGPPGTAKTLLVRSLNRALGLAFRRIQFTPDLMPSDITGVSVLGGPDAFTFREGPLFADLILADEINRAPAKTQAALLEAMEERSVTVDGVSHPMSSSFTVFATQNPIEFEGTYPLPEAELDRFLVKSTLSYPDAAAEGGILERVLGGFESAEAGTFGISQVIDAAGLAAMRHAVRRVRVEEALVQYITAVVRATRDAPALTLGASPRASVALLKMAQASALIDGREYVVPDDVKSLAKPVLRHRVIVAPELELEGVAADDALGTLIERIEAPRG